A window from Solanum stenotomum isolate F172 chromosome 5, ASM1918654v1, whole genome shotgun sequence encodes these proteins:
- the LOC125865912 gene encoding inositol oxygenase 1-like — protein MAMARALFPSQYLCVNKTNNTAQIRSKRTIQVSCRSSNQEDLLSRRQTSYNYADEFGLQVKVEEKKVSSFNGNGHIFDEGVFEVSNINAFGQSFRDYNAESERQKSVEEFYRVQHINQTYDYVTKMRKEYGKLNKIEMSIWDCCELLNDVVDDSDPDLDEPQIEHLLQTAEAIRKDYPNEDWLHLTGLIHDLGKVLLHPSFGELPQWAVVGDTFPLGCAFDESIVHHKYFKDNPDINNIIYNTKNGVYEQGCGLNKVVMSWGHDDYMYLVAKENGTTLPYAALFVIRYHSFYALHKSGAYTHLMNEDDKENIKWLNIFNKYDLYSKSNVRIDVEKVKPYYLSLIQKYFPKKLRW, from the exons ATGGCAATGGCACGAGCCCTCTTCCCTTCACAATATCTTTGTGTGAACAAAACCAACAACACTGCCCAAATTCGAAGCAAAAGAACTATTCAAGTTTCATGCAGAAGCTCTAATCAAGAAGATCTTCTTAGCCGTCGCCAAACAAGCTACAATTAC GCTGATGAGTTTGGATTACAAGTGAAAGTGGAGGAGAAAAAAGTGTCATCATTCAATGGCAATGGACATATCTTTGATGAAGGAGTATTTGAAGTGTCAAACATAAATGCATTTGGTCAATCATTTAGGGATTATAATGCAGAAAGTGAAAGACAAAAAAGTGTTGAGGAATTTTATAGGGTTCAACATATTAACCAAACATATGATTATGTtacaaaaatgagaaaagaatatGGTAAATTGAACAAAATTGAAATGAGTATATGGGATTGTTGTGAACTTTTGaatgatgttgttgatgataGTGATCCTGATTTAGATGAACCACAAATTGAACATTTGTTACAAACCGCTGAAGCTATTAGAAAAGATTATCCAAATGAAGATTGGTTACATTTGACTGGCCTTATTCATGACCTAGGTAAAGTTCTCCTTCATCCAAGTTTTGGTGAACTTCCTCAATGGGCTGTTGTTGGTGATACATTCCCTCTTGGTTGTGCTTTCGATGAATCGATCGTTcaccataaatattttaaagataatcCAGATATAAACAACATCATTTATAACACAAAAAATGGTGTATATGAACAAGGTTGTGGACTTAACAAAGTTGTTATGTCATGGGGACATGATGATTATATGTATTTAGTTGCTAAGGAAAATGGCACTACACTTCCTTATGCTGCTTTATTTGTTATACGTTATCATTCATTTTATGCATTACATAAATCAGGAGCATATACACATTTGATGAATGAAGATGACAAAGAGAACATCAAGTGGCTCAATATTTTCAACAAGTATGATTTATATAGTAAGAGCAATGTTAGAATTGATGTGGAAAAAGTTAAGCCATATTATCTATCTCTTATTCAAAAGTATTTCCCAAAAAAACTAAGGTGGTGA
- the LOC125865396 gene encoding (3S,6E)-nerolidol synthase 1-like, with amino-acid sequence MQDGFNSTKFGLLVKDVKYALRTEINNTNNLVLVDTLQRMGIEHHFQEEIQSILQKEYEQSVCFLKYQTPFDVSLCFRLLRQQGYHVSADVFKRFKNNDDGTFGLKLSQDHVNGLIGLYEASQLGVEGEYILQEIANFSSEHLNACLANSDSCDEARIIKETLKYPYHKSLASCKAKSFINNFKGINGWGKSTLQELVNIEYSITQEIHQHELAQVSGWWKSLGLAEELKLLREQPLKWYAWPMAMLTDPKMSQQRIELAKCISFVYVIDDIFDVYGTVEELTLFTQAVNRWELVAMLDLPEYMRSTYKALYDTINDIGYNIHKLYGQNPTQNLWNAWVSLCNAFLKEAKWFASGVVPTTDEYLKNGIVSSGVHAVLVHMFYLLGLGVSSIHLEDVSAISSSVAAILRLWDDLGSAKDENQEGKDGSYIECYMKENKDTSIELAREHVIKLIEDEWKKLNKEHLHLMSQFLGSFSNASLNCARIVPLMYNYDDNQSLPVLQEYIKSMLYGDLSV; translated from the exons ATGCAGGATGGATTTAATAGTACCAAATTTGGACTACTTGTGAAGGATGTCAAGTATGCACTAAGGACagaaataaataatactaataatctTGTTTTAGTGGATACACTTCAACGTATGGGAATTGAACATCATTTTCAAGaagagattcaatcaattttacAAAAGGAATATGAGCAAAGTGTTTGTTTTCTCAAATATCAAACCCCTTTTGATGTTTCACTTTGTTTTAGGCTTTTGAGACAACAAGGTTACCACGTGTCAGCAG ATGTATTTAAAAGATTCAAGAACAATGATGATGGGACATTTGGATTAAAGCTTAGCCAAGATCATGTAAATGGATTAATTGGTTTATATGAAGCATCACAACTTGGTGTAGAAGGTGAATACATACTTCAAGAAATTGCAAATTTTAGTAGTGAGCACCTAAATGCATGTCTTGCAAATAGTGACTCATGTGATGAAGCTAGAATTATTAAAGAAACATTAAAGTATCCATACCACAAGAGTTTAGCAAGTTGCAAGGCCAAAAGCTTCATCAATAACTTCAAAGGAATTAATGGATGGGGAAAAAGCACCTTACAAGAATTGGTAAATATTGAATACTCCATAACTCAAGAGATACATCAACATGAATTGGCTCAAGTTTCCGG gtggtGGAAAAGTCTTGGTTTAGCTGAAGAATTGAAGCTTTTGAGAGAACAACCATTAAAATGGTATGCTTGGCCAATGGCAATGCTTACAGATCCAAAAATGTCACAACAAAGAATTGAGCTAGCAAAATGCATTTCTTTTGTTTAtgtcattgatgacatttttgaTGTTTATGGGACTGTTGAAGAACTAACCCTCTTCACTCAAGCTGTCAATAG GTGGGAATTGGTTGCCATGTTGGACTTACCAGAATACATGAGATCAACTTATAAGGCTCTTTATGATACCATTAATGACATTGGCTATAATATCCACAAACTCTATGGACAAAACCCCACTCAAAATTTGTGGAATGCG tgggtaagcttgtgcaatgcattTCTAAAAGAAGCAAAATGGTTTGCCTCTGGGGTGGTGCCAACAACAGATGAGTACTTAAAGAATGGAATTGTTAGTTCTGGAGTTCATGCAGTCTTAGTTCACATGTTCTATCTCTTAGGTCTTGGTGTTAGTTCTATTCATTTGGAGGATGTATCAGCCATTTCTTCTTCTGTGGCTGCGATTCTTCGCCTTTGGGATGATCTTGGAAGTGCCAAg GATGAGAATCAAGAAGGAAAAGATGGTTCATACATTGAATGTTACATGAAGGAAAACAAAGATACTTCCATTGAATTGGCAAGAGAACATGTGATTAAGCTAATAGAAGATGAATGGAAgaaactcaacaaagaacatTTGCATTTGATGAGTCAATTTTTAGGATCATTTTCAAATGCTTCTCTTAATTGTGCAAGGATTGTCCCTCTTATGTACAATTATGATGATAATCAATCCCTCCCTGTCCTCCAAGAATATATTAAATCTATGTTGTATGGTGATTTATCAGTGTGA
- the LOC125865911 gene encoding (3S,6E)-nerolidol synthase 1-like produces MANITIAFYPSQLYRGQIGSKRSIQVSCRSSNKWNVQEDLFKETSHLQTSYYNKIDGFNSTKFGLLVKDVKYALRTQINSTNNLDLVDALQRMGIEHHFQEEIQSILQEEYEQSACFYKYQNHHDISLCFRLLRQEGYHVSADVFKKFKNNDDGTFGLNLSQDVNGLIGLYEASQLGVEGEHILDEVANFSGDHLNACLANSDSCDEARIIKETLKYPYHKSLASCKAKSFTNNFKGINGWGRSTLQELANMDYSITKEIHQQELAQVSRWWKSLGLAEELKLLRDQPLKWYTWPMAVLQDPRMSQQRIELAKCISFVYVIDDIFDVYGTIEDLTLFTQAVNRWELSAMVDLPEYMRSTYKALYNTINSIGYNIYKIYGQNPTQNLRNTWGNLCNAFLKEAKWFAAGVVPSTNEYVKNGLVSSGVGTILVHMFYILGLGVNSNIHLEDISSMSSSGAMILRLWDDLGSAKDENQEGKDGSYIECYMKENKDASIELAREHVIKLIEDEWKKLNKEHLHLMSPSSRSFSKASLNSARMVPLMYSYDDKQSLPILQQYIKSMLYGDLSM; encoded by the exons ATGGCAAATATTACTATAGCTTTCTACCCTTCACAATTATATCGTGGCCAAATTGGAAGCAAAAGAAGTATTCAAGTTTCATGCAGAAGCTCTAACAAATGGAACGTTCAAGAAGATCTTTTTAAAGAAACCTCTCATCTTCAAACAAGCTACTATAAC AAAATAGATGGATTCAATAGTACCAAATTTGGACTACTTGTGAAGGATGTAAAGTATGCACTAAGGACACAAATAAATAGTACTAACAATCTTGATTTAGTGGATGCACTACAACGTATGGGAATTGAACaccattttcaagaagaaattcAATCAATTTTACAAGAGGAATATGAGCAAAGTGCTTGTTTTTACAAATATCAAAACCATCATGATATTTCACTTTGTTTCAGACTTTTGAGACAAGAAGGTTACCACGTGTCAGCAG atgtatttaaaaaattcaagaacaatgATGATGGGACATTTGGATTAAATCTTAGCCAAGATGTAAATGGATTAATTGGTTTATATGAAGCATCACAACTTGGTGTAGAAGGTGAACACATACTTGATGAAGTTGCAAATTTTAGTGGTGATCACCTAAATGCATGTCTTGCAAATAGTGACTCATGTGATGAAGCTAGAATTATTAAAGAAACATTGAAGTATCCATACCATAAGAGTTTAGCAAGTTGCAAGGCCAAAAGCTTCACCAATAACTTTAAGGGAATTAATGGATGGGGAAGAAGCACCTTACAAGAATTGGCAAATATGGACTACTCCATAACAAAAGAGATACATCAACAGGAATTGGCTCAAGTTTCCAG gtGGTGGAAAAGTCTTGGTTTAGCTGAAGAATTGAAGCTTTTGAGAGATCAACCATTAAAATGGTATACTTGGCCAATGGCAGTTCTTCAAGATCCAAGAATGTCACAACAAAGAATTGAGCTAGCAAAatgtatttcttttgtttatgtCATTGATGATATCTTTGATGTTTATGGGACTATTGAAGACTTAACCCTTTTCACTCAAGCTGTCAATAG GTGGGAATTAAGCGCCATGGTGGACCTACCAGAATACATGAGATCAACTTACAAGGCTCTTTATAATACAATTAATTCCATTGGCTATAATATCTACAAAATATATGGACAAAACCCCACTCAAAATCTACGGAATACg tggGGAAATTTGTGCAATGCATTTCTAAAAGAAGCAAAATGGTTTGCTGCTGGAGTGGTGCCATCAACAAATGAGTACGTAAAGAATGGACTTGTTAGTTCTGGAGTTGGTACAATCTTAGTTCACATGTTCTATATCTTAGGACTTGGTGTAAACTCTAATATTCATTTAGAGGATATATCATCCATGTCTTCTTCTGGGGCCATGATTCTTCGTCTTTGGGATGATCTTGGAAGTGCAAAg GATGAGAATCAAGAAGGAAAAGATGGTTCATACATAGAATGTTACATGAAGGAAAACAAAGATGCTTCCATTGAATTGGCAAGAGAACATGTGATTAAGCTAATAGAAGATGAATGGAAGAAACTCAACAAGGAACATTTACATCTAATGAGTCCATCTTCAAGATCATTTTCAAAAGCTTCACTTAATTCTGCAAGAATGGTTCCTCTTATGTATAGTTATGATGATAAGCAATCTCTTCCTATCCTTCAACAATATATTAAGTCTATGTTGTATGGTGATTTATCAATGTGA
- the LOC125865374 gene encoding (3S,6E)-nerolidol synthase 1-like: MTMLNDPKMSQQRIELAKCISFVYVIDDIFDVYGTVEELTLFTQAVNRWELCAMMDLPEYMRSTYKALYNTINSIGYNIYKIYGRNPTQNLRNPWANLCNAFLKEAKWFASGELPTTDVYLKNGLVSSGVHTYEIV, from the exons ATGACAATGCTTAATGATCCAAAAATGTCACAACAAAGAATTGAGTTAGCAAAATGCATCTCTTTTGTTTATGTCATTGATGATATCTTTGATGTTTATGGGACTGTTGAAGAATTAACCCTCTTCACTCAAGCTGTTAATAG GTGGGAATTATGTGCCATGATGGACTTACCAGAATACATGAGATCAACTTATAAGGCTCTTTATAATACCATTAATTCCATTGGTTACAATATCTACAAAATTTATGGACGAAACCCCACTCAAAATTTGCGCAACCCG TGGGCAAATTTATGCAATGCATTCCTAAAAGAAGCAAAATGGTTTGCCTCTGGGGAGTTACCAACAACAGATGTGTACTTGAAGAATGGACTTGTTAGTTCTGGAGTTCATACGTATGAAATAGTTTAA